The genomic region ACAAATGGCACGGGCAACCTATGCCAACTTAGAGTTAGGCAAGAGACAACCGGATCTGAGTCAGATTAATGCCATCGCTGAGTTTTATCAGATTTCTCCACCTGATTTAATTACAGGCAAAGTGCCGGTAGAACAAGCTGTTGAACCAGTTAGTTTCAGCAGGCCCAGTTTAGAGCCTAGAGAAACAATACAGGTTGTTGACCATAACAAACTGCGTGAGGTGCTCTCTTATGTTCTTGAAAAAGTCGGTGCTAAACCAAATGTAGGTGAAACTGTTCTATACAAATTGCTATACTTCATAGATTTTGATTACTACGAAAAATACGGTAAGTCCATAACCGGTTTAACTTACATCCACAATCATTACGGCCCATCACCTGTGGCAGAATTCAAGAGTGTTGTTGAGGGCATGAAGAACAAAGGCGAGCTTGAGGTTGTTGAAACCAATTTCTTTAAGAATAAGCAGAAGAAATACTTGCCAACAAAGCCAGTACTGTTTGATGGCCTGTCTGCGCGCGAGCTCAGACACATAGATGAAACACTTGCCCGCTTGAGCGATAAGACGGCCAAGGAGCTAACAGAGTTATCGCACTATGATACGCCATGGGTGGTGGCGGGTCAGGGCAAACCGCTCGATTACCGGTATGTGTTTTACCGTACCAAACTAACTGCTGTCACCGAGCCAGAAGATGAACTTTAATGAGAGCCCAGAGTTTAAGAAAGACGTAAAAACACTTAGCAAGAAGGTGCGAACTATAAAGTCTGACCTAATGCCTGTGTATGCACTTATAGAACAGTTATATGTGCCTGGAGGCGATGAGAGGCTAAAAAAATATCGATCACTGTTTTTTGATGGTAAGCGAGCCACAATTTTACACCAGTCACAGACACATGAAGTGATAAAGATGCGATTGGATACCGAAACACGCTCAATGAGCGGTAAGCTTCGATTAGTATTCATAGCTGTTATAAGCGATGGAGCTGTAACATTCATTGAGCTGTACGCCAAAAATGTTAAAAACCGTGAAGATCAGCAACGCATACAGAAATACCTAGGCTAAAATAGCTACCCCATAATTCTTGAAGCTTTGCCTGTAACGAGTCGACAGCCTCTTTACATGTAGTAACGGTACACACTACTTTATTATCGATGGGGTAAAATGGGATCTCAAGAGTCCTACGGGTGCGACAAACAAAACATCGAACAGCAACTACAAACGGGTATTAAGAGCAATCAAAAAACATAGTATTTGATGCTCGGCGTACCAAAATACATATCGCCAGAATTAAGAACATACTTAATTACCAGTTTCGTCTAGCAAAGAGCATCAAAAGAATCGTACTGATCGACAAAAGCAAAAATATTATTGAACTCGTAAGATAGACAGTGTTATATTACAAGTATTGAAGGCTCGGCAACGTTGGATTACGCAGGTTCTGAACCTTCTTTTTTTACGCCTTACTCCCGACTCTCATTACACGACGATTGATTACTACAACAACTTTAGTTTTCATACTGCATGCAAGTATTCTATAATAAGTCGGGTAAATCTTATATGAAACAATTACTTTCCAAGAAGAACAGGGCGTTAGTAGCAGAACTTGTCAGAACTGATTTTAAGCTACGTTATCAAGGGTCAGTGCTGGGCTATGCTTGGTCACTCCTCAGGCCACTACTGATGTTCGTAATTCTTTATATAGTCTTTGTTAAGTTTCTAAAAATTGGCGATGAAATTCCACACTATCCTGTCTATTTGTTGCTTGGTATAGTGGTTTGGAACTTTTTTACAGAAATGACCCAACTTAGTTTGACTTCTATAGTAGGACGAGGTGATTTAATCCGGAAGATAAAAATACCACGATGGATTGTAGTGATATCCAGTAGCTTGTCCGCTGTCATAAACCTATCATTAACAATGATGGTGATCACTATATTTATGGTGGTAAATAAAGTTGATGTTAGTAGAGAAATATTATTAGTTCCACTGATTCTACTACAAGTTTATATATTTTCGTTAGGGATGTCATTCTTCTTGTCTGCAGCATTCGTCAAATACCGAGACATTAGTTATATATGGGAAGTCCTTTTGCAAATAGGTTTTTATGCTACACCAATTCTATATCCTATTTCAATGATACATAACGAACTTGCCTTAAAGGTATTATTTATGAACCCTATGGCGCAAACTATTCAAGGTATACGATATGCCATGGTTACTCAAGAGACTATTACTATTTGGAAAGTTTTTGATGGCGGATGGTACTCATTAATACCAATAATACTAACAGGTGTTATATTTGTTTTTGGCGTTTGGTACTTTAGAAAAGAATCTAAGTATTTTGCGGAGAATATATAAAATGACGAAATCGATAAATTTCCGTCAGCGTGGTATACTATAATCATGATAGAACGGTCAATAGAGCTAGAAAAGCATATCAAAAATGGTCGAACCTTAATTCTTTATGGCGCACGTAGAACCGGAAAAACAACCCTGATCGATAACTATGTTGCTGATAATCAAGCAAAACAAAAGATTGTTAAATATAATGGAGACAACCTTAGTACACAAAATAACTTTTCTGTAAACGATATTAGCCTGTTGTCGCAATATGTTGATGGCTATGATTTATTA from Candidatus Nomurabacteria bacterium harbors:
- a CDS encoding DUF4065 domain-containing protein, which translates into the protein MDFSKTIITLRNKAGLSQQDVADKLQMARATYANLELGKRQPDLSQINAIAEFYQISPPDLITGKVPVEQAVEPVSFSRPSLEPRETIQVVDHNKLREVLSYVLEKVGAKPNVGETVLYKLLYFIDFDYYEKYGKSITGLTYIHNHYGPSPVAEFKSVVEGMKNKGELEVVETNFFKNKQKKYLPTKPVLFDGLSARELRHIDETLARLSDKTAKELTELSHYDTPWVVAGQGKPLDYRYVFYRTKLTAVTEPEDEL
- a CDS encoding ABC transporter permease — its product is MKQLLSKKNRALVAELVRTDFKLRYQGSVLGYAWSLLRPLLMFVILYIVFVKFLKIGDEIPHYPVYLLLGIVVWNFFTEMTQLSLTSIVGRGDLIRKIKIPRWIVVISSSLSAVINLSLTMMVITIFMVVNKVDVSREILLVPLILLQVYIFSLGMSFFLSAAFVKYRDISYIWEVLLQIGFYATPILYPISMIHNELALKVLFMNPMAQTIQGIRYAMVTQETITIWKVFDGGWYSLIPIILTGVIFVFGVWYFRKESKYFAENI